The Thermodesulfobacteriota bacterium DNA segment GCTCCTTTGGGAGTTTTGGGTACTGCGCTAGGCGTCGTAACACTGTTCTAATCTGATGAATGTAGTACCTATAAATTTGTCATTTATAGACTTTAACGATCACACATTTCTTGTTGGCTATAAACAAGAAATCCAATCTCTCGCAGATTCAATTAAAGGCATAGGACTTCTAAACCCTCCGATTTTAAGACAAAAAGCCGAAAAATATCAAATCATTACCGGCTGGAAAAGGCTATTTGCATGTCAAGATCTTGGATTTGATGCTGTATCATGCTCAGTCTATGAAACGACAGATCTTGAAGATGATGACTCACTGAGGATTATCTACTCAGATAACGAATATAGGCTATCAGATTTAGAAATAGCTGAATTGATAGGGCTCCATAAATCACTGTGTGAATTAGATGACAATGAAATCATAAGTAATGTTTTGCCTATCTATAATATCCCGCCAAATAGAAAACATTTAGATAAATATTTAGCTATGTCATCCTTAGAGAACGACATTAAAACTGCATTTTATCAAGATAAAATTACGATTGAGCAATGTCTCATGCTCTCTGAGCTGAATTCGGAATCACGAACTAATATACTTGAAAAGATTCTCCTAAAATACAAACTAAATAACAATGAATCTAGGCAGGTTATACAGCATATATCAGAGTTAGCTTTAATATACTCAAAGTCAATTCTAGAGCTTTTATCTACGGTACATGATGAATATAATAACAATAAGATCGACAAAAATGATCTTAGGACCGAGCTCAAAAAGATGCGTTATCCAGACCTAGTCAGAACTGAGCAACAAGTAAAAGAAAAGATCCAGGATTTACAGTTGCCAGACAATATAAAGGTGCTCATAAATGGGTACTTTGAAGAAAATGAAATTGAGTTTCGAATTAGAGTAAATTCTGGTAGTGAAATAACTGAATTAATCACCGATTTAGAGACCATAAATCAAAACGGAACACTGGATAGCTTAATATCTACTATAAGAAAAGGCATTACCTAGAATATTATTAAATATCATATCAAATCTACTTTTCTGCTATAACCGCAATCCCAAA contains these protein-coding regions:
- a CDS encoding ParB/RepB/Spo0J family partition protein, translating into MSFIDFNDHTFLVGYKQEIQSLADSIKGIGLLNPPILRQKAEKYQIITGWKRLFACQDLGFDAVSCSVYETTDLEDDDSLRIIYSDNEYRLSDLEIAELIGLHKSLCELDDNEIISNVLPIYNIPPNRKHLDKYLAMSSLENDIKTAFYQDKITIEQCLMLSELNSESRTNILEKILLKYKLNNNESRQVIQHISELALIYSKSILELLSTVHDEYNNNKIDKNDLRTELKKMRYPDLVRTEQQVKEKIQDLQLPDNIKVLINGYFEENEIEFRIRVNSGSEITELITDLETINQNGTLDSLISTIRKGIT